ATCATCACGACCACTGTTAGCGTTAGATGTGATGGCGCACTTATGGCAAAATTCCCTAACCTCAAATTGGTCGCAAATTTTGGCGTGGGATATGATAGTGTTGAAACTTCTTATGCCGCAGCAAACGGTATCATCGTGACGAATACGCCTGATGTGTTGACCGAGGAAGTGGCCGACACCGCC
The Hyphomicrobiales bacterium DNA segment above includes these coding regions:
- a CDS encoding 2-hydroxyacid dehydrogenase, with translation MTQPTILMLCPLPEDQDNQLAQLGTVHRTFSREETEALDASVKEDVTIITTTVSVRCDGALMAKFPNLKLVANFGVGYDSVETSYAAANGIIVTNTPDVLTEEVADTA